Proteins from a genomic interval of Piscinibacter sp. HJYY11:
- a CDS encoding YciI family protein — MIQPTLHALWARRLAQRRFAVAPPLSRRIVVDSRLTNRTCFGADLGHCRWSSRYWRAAGGGALRLGRPPGQPLSYWLIVGLNGARRPEIQLFADCVRSQAALTHDAPKAAGRKKDYGAAVDLAPSRASPCQERARCAGRPRRTPCNSQVQDGPFADTHEHLGGYFVVDTASLDDALEWAARAPCASAGSVEVRPVLPPMDAQA, encoded by the coding sequence GTGATACAGCCGACGCTCCACGCCCTTTGGGCTCGTCGTCTCGCGCAACGGCGTTTTGCTGTGGCGCCGCCGCTCTCTCGGCGCATAGTGGTCGACAGCCGATTGACGAATCGGACTTGCTTTGGTGCGGACCTGGGTCACTGCCGCTGGTCTTCGCGCTACTGGCGCGCGGCAGGTGGCGGAGCCCTTCGGCTAGGCCGGCCGCCTGGGCAGCCGCTAAGCTACTGGCTCATCGTCGGGCTGAACGGAGCGCGTCGGCCCGAGATACAGCTGTTCGCCGACTGCGTGCGGTCTCAGGCCGCTCTCACCCACGACGCGCCCAAGGCGGCAGGGCGCAAAAAAGACTATGGCGCTGCTGTCGATCTGGCACCTTCCCGCGCATCACCCTGTCAGGAGCGCGCACGGTGCGCGGGCCGCCCAAGGAGAACCCCATGCAATTCACAGGTGCAGGACGGCCCCTTTGCCGACACCCACGAGCACCTGGGTGGATATTTCGTCGTCGATACGGCCAGCTTGGACGACGCATTGGAATGGGCAGCGCGAGCACCATGCGCGTCGGCCGGCAGCGTCGAAGTGCGGCCGGTGCTGCCGCCGATGGACGCGCAAGCGTGA
- a CDS encoding DUF6596 domain-containing protein, protein MSDAAAAAERVARESYGRLVARLAWQWRDLAAAEDALADAFAAALRHWPEQGVPDAPEAWLAAAAQRRLLHHARHIRLTLDPRVTALLDEAEPEAPLRQAVPDARLQLMFVCAHPAIAVNAHGPLMLQAVLGLDAKVIASAFLVSPAAMAQRLVRAKAKIREAGLRFEAPEARELPARLAAVLEAVYAAYTLGRHALDSPADDLCEEALFLARLTAQLLPVQAEAWGLLALLLHAEARRAAQFDADGRFVPLPAQDPTGWREDLIRKAEAALWTAAKLRQPGPFQIEAAIQSAHAQRRVTGQTPWRAIAQLYGVLVQYHASLGARVGQAVAQAEAGEPAAAVALLDALPKEAAGYAPYWVARAHVLGLAGAPGRQAALQRAIGLTDDPRLRDFLVAQLG, encoded by the coding sequence GTGAGCGACGCGGCGGCGGCGGCCGAGCGCGTCGCCCGTGAAAGCTACGGCCGCCTCGTGGCGCGCCTGGCCTGGCAATGGCGCGATCTCGCCGCGGCCGAGGATGCGCTGGCCGACGCCTTTGCCGCTGCGCTGCGCCATTGGCCCGAGCAGGGCGTGCCGGACGCGCCCGAGGCCTGGCTGGCCGCGGCGGCCCAGCGCCGCCTGCTGCACCACGCCCGCCATATCCGGCTGACGCTGGACCCGCGCGTGACCGCCTTGCTCGATGAGGCCGAACCCGAGGCGCCCCTGCGCCAGGCCGTGCCCGACGCACGGCTGCAGTTGATGTTCGTCTGCGCCCATCCGGCCATCGCGGTCAACGCCCACGGTCCACTGATGCTGCAGGCCGTCCTCGGGCTGGACGCGAAGGTCATCGCCAGCGCCTTCCTCGTCTCGCCCGCTGCGATGGCCCAGCGCCTGGTGCGTGCCAAGGCCAAGATCCGTGAAGCCGGGCTGCGCTTCGAGGCCCCGGAGGCCCGCGAGCTGCCGGCGCGCCTGGCGGCGGTGCTGGAGGCCGTCTACGCCGCCTACACCCTGGGCCGCCATGCGCTGGACAGCCCTGCCGACGACCTGTGCGAGGAAGCCCTCTTCCTGGCCCGCCTGACGGCGCAACTGCTGCCCGTTCAGGCCGAAGCCTGGGGGCTGCTGGCCCTGCTGCTGCATGCCGAGGCGCGCCGCGCGGCACAGTTCGACGCAGACGGCCGCTTCGTGCCACTGCCGGCGCAGGACCCGACCGGCTGGAGGGAGGACCTCATCCGCAAGGCTGAGGCGGCGCTGTGGACCGCCGCCAAGCTGCGCCAGCCCGGGCCTTTCCAGATCGAGGCGGCCATCCAGTCGGCCCATGCACAGCGACGCGTGACGGGACAGACACCCTGGCGCGCCATCGCACAGCTGTACGGCGTCCTGGTGCAGTACCACGCCAGCCTTGGCGCGCGCGTTGGCCAGGCCGTGGCCCAGGCCGAGGCCGGCGAGCCGGCGGCCGCGGTGGCGCTGCTGGATGCACTGCCGAAGGAGGCCGCCGGCTACGCGCCCTACTGGGTAGCGCGCGCCCATGTGCTCGGCCTGGCCGGCGCACCAGGCCGGCAGGCCGCGCTGCAGCGCGCCATCGGCCTGACCGACGACCCGCGGCTGCGCGATTTCCTGGTCGCTCAGCTCGGCTGA
- a CDS encoding SDR family NAD(P)-dependent oxidoreductase, whose product MARSSTLFDLRGRKALVTGATQGLGLAITEALAFHGAHVIVSDRDPDACERAASGLRDLGLEASGAAADLAHVTETEALATTAADVDVLVCNAGVQGPAWPLSAVTDDDWQRVFSINLRSAERLCAGILPGMAERGRGSVVLMSSIAGLRGNMSIGLYGLTKAALAQLARNLAVEWGPDGVRVNAISPGLIRTPLAAGLLDNAAFMQRRLAATPLRRVGEPHEIAGVVVMLASDAGGFITGHNLVVDGGTTISDGN is encoded by the coding sequence TTGGCTCGTAGCAGCACCCTCTTCGACCTCCGAGGACGCAAGGCGCTTGTGACCGGCGCGACGCAGGGGCTGGGGCTCGCGATCACCGAGGCGCTTGCCTTCCACGGCGCGCATGTCATCGTGTCCGATCGCGACCCCGACGCTTGCGAACGCGCGGCGAGTGGGTTGCGCGACCTCGGGCTCGAGGCGTCGGGCGCGGCCGCCGATCTGGCCCATGTGACTGAAACAGAAGCCCTCGCCACGACGGCGGCCGACGTGGACGTGCTGGTGTGCAATGCCGGCGTCCAGGGACCGGCCTGGCCGCTGTCCGCCGTGACCGACGACGACTGGCAACGTGTCTTCTCGATCAACCTTCGCAGCGCCGAGCGGCTGTGCGCCGGCATCCTGCCCGGCATGGCCGAGCGCGGCCGGGGCAGCGTGGTGCTGATGTCGAGCATCGCGGGCCTGCGCGGGAACATGTCGATCGGCCTCTACGGCTTGACCAAGGCCGCCCTCGCCCAACTCGCACGCAACCTCGCCGTGGAGTGGGGCCCCGACGGCGTGCGCGTGAACGCAATTTCGCCCGGCCTCATCCGCACGCCGCTGGCGGCCGGCCTGCTCGACAACGCGGCCTTCATGCAGCGCCGCCTTGCCGCCACCCCGCTGCGGCGCGTGGGCGAGCCCCACGAGATCGCCGGCGTGGTGGTCATGCTCGCCAGCGACGCCGGTGGCTTCATCACCGGGCACAACCTCGTGGTCGATGGCGGGACCACCATCTCCGACGGCAACTAG
- a CDS encoding cupin domain-containing protein has translation MSFPPIHRVVTGHDADGQAIVISDGPLPTVAEIKAIPGTVFHEVWSTQGTPAPVDNGVDPTLGPLLLPPPKLGTRIRFVDIPPDTADFELNGAKRMKEAFAQIGDEHASTVRADSPHPLMHRTESIDYGIVIDGEMTLVLDRGEVLLKSGSVVVQRGTNHAWANRSGRPCRMLFILVDGQYEPSIARALGRRDGGGPLGS, from the coding sequence ATGAGCTTCCCCCCCATCCACCGCGTCGTCACGGGCCATGACGCCGACGGCCAGGCGATCGTCATCAGCGATGGCCCGCTGCCCACCGTCGCAGAGATCAAGGCCATCCCGGGCACCGTCTTCCACGAAGTCTGGAGCACCCAGGGCACGCCCGCGCCCGTCGACAACGGCGTCGACCCGACGCTCGGCCCGCTGCTGCTGCCACCGCCGAAGCTGGGCACGCGCATCCGCTTCGTCGACATTCCGCCCGACACCGCCGATTTCGAGTTGAACGGTGCCAAGCGGATGAAGGAGGCCTTCGCGCAGATCGGAGACGAGCACGCGTCGACGGTCCGCGCCGACTCGCCACACCCGCTGATGCACCGCACCGAATCGATCGACTACGGCATCGTGATCGACGGCGAGATGACGCTCGTGCTCGACCGGGGCGAAGTCCTGCTCAAGTCAGGCAGCGTGGTCGTGCAGCGCGGCACCAACCACGCCTGGGCCAACCGGTCGGGCAGGCCCTGCCGCATGCTCTTCATCCTGGTCGACGGGCAGTACGAGCCGAGCATCGCTCGCGCCCTGGGCCGGCGAGACGGCGGAGGCCCTCTTGGCTCGTAG
- a CDS encoding fumarylacetoacetate hydrolase family protein has product MKFATLKDGTLDGELVVVSRDLTRAIAVPSIATSLLDALQRWDEVHDALLDVSTALDSGRAPGALAFDPRACAAPLPRSPQWLDGSAFLNHGRLMEQAFNAPPIPEFDSVPVMYQGASDDFLGPHDDVPLPSEADGVDFEGEFGVVCGPVPMGVTPSAALRCVRLLVQVNDWSLRALGPHEMKTGFGFLQAKPSTAFAPVAITPDELGGAWRDGRVHLRLHVQWNGERFGEPHGGEMNFDFGRLVAHAARTRKLSAGTIVGSGTVSNVSRAAGSACIAERRVIEKIDQGEIRTGFMRFGDRVRMEACFDEGQPGPFGVIDQRVVAAAT; this is encoded by the coding sequence GTGAAGTTCGCAACCCTGAAAGACGGAACGCTGGACGGCGAGCTCGTGGTGGTCTCACGCGACCTCACACGCGCCATCGCGGTCCCCTCGATCGCCACGAGCCTGCTCGATGCGCTGCAACGCTGGGACGAGGTGCACGACGCACTGCTCGACGTCTCGACCGCCCTCGACAGCGGCCGTGCCCCGGGCGCCCTCGCGTTCGACCCACGCGCCTGCGCCGCCCCGCTGCCCCGCAGCCCGCAGTGGCTCGACGGCTCGGCCTTCCTCAACCACGGCCGCCTGATGGAGCAGGCCTTCAACGCACCGCCGATTCCCGAGTTCGACAGCGTTCCCGTGATGTACCAGGGCGCGAGCGACGATTTCCTCGGGCCGCACGACGACGTGCCACTGCCGAGCGAAGCCGATGGCGTCGACTTTGAGGGCGAGTTCGGCGTCGTCTGCGGCCCGGTGCCGATGGGCGTCACGCCGTCGGCGGCGCTGCGCTGCGTGCGCCTGCTGGTGCAGGTCAACGACTGGAGCCTGCGCGCGCTCGGGCCGCATGAGATGAAGACGGGCTTCGGCTTCCTGCAGGCCAAGCCCTCCACCGCGTTTGCGCCGGTGGCCATCACCCCCGACGAGCTCGGCGGTGCGTGGCGCGATGGGCGCGTGCACCTGCGCCTGCACGTGCAGTGGAACGGCGAGCGTTTCGGCGAGCCGCACGGTGGCGAGATGAACTTCGACTTCGGCCGCCTGGTCGCGCACGCCGCGCGCACGCGCAAGCTGAGCGCGGGCACGATCGTCGGCTCGGGCACGGTGTCGAACGTGTCGCGCGCCGCGGGCTCCGCGTGCATCGCGGAGCGGCGTGTCATCGAGAAGATCGACCAGGGCGAGATCCGCACCGGCTTCATGCGCTTCGGCGACCGTGTGCGCATGGAGGCATGCTTCGACGAGGGGCAGCCTGGGCCGTTCGGTGTCATCGACCAGCGTGTCGTCGCCGCGGCGACCTGA
- a CDS encoding ABC transporter substrate-binding protein, whose translation MSDRATEARGLTVSQVLPHPTQISHALVAAYQRALGAQPSAASYPSLEGYLYGRVLGQVLRACGKRPTSACIVDRLETAPPIIEGWRLRYARDDRTGSRYVNLTLLGAAGKVSR comes from the coding sequence ATGTCGGACCGTGCGACGGAAGCGCGTGGCCTGACGGTGAGCCAGGTGTTGCCGCATCCCACGCAGATCAGCCACGCACTGGTCGCGGCGTACCAGCGGGCGCTGGGTGCGCAGCCATCGGCCGCGTCGTACCCATCGCTGGAGGGATACCTCTACGGCCGTGTGCTCGGGCAGGTACTGCGCGCATGCGGCAAACGCCCGACCAGTGCCTGCATCGTCGACCGTCTGGAGACGGCGCCGCCCATCATCGAGGGCTGGCGTCTGCGGTATGCGCGTGACGACCGGACCGGCTCGCGCTACGTGAACCTGACCCTGCTGGGCGCCGCGGGAAAGGTGAGCCGGTAG
- a CDS encoding ABC transporter substrate-binding protein, with product MRIVSGALLFAALAGGHAGAAGITIGMSAPLSGPNAAYGQGLLHGVKLGLAHAGTIDGQPVELKAMDDGGDPARALENARRLIQAGAVALTAFHGTRSIEALRPLLEQTGVPLVGAASSADSLREPPQRHLFNLRAGARDEVAAIVNHVDTIALNRIAAIAQDDGLGASGLEGLKVELVRLAMRPVASEGLTAGATPEAVEAALRRVCSATPQAVLLALDARLALEVLRSAARSGCSNTQFVAFSETGAAL from the coding sequence ATGCGAATCGTCTCTGGCGCACTTCTCTTCGCAGCACTGGCGGGCGGCCACGCCGGCGCGGCGGGCATCACCATCGGCATGTCGGCACCGCTCAGCGGTCCGAACGCCGCCTATGGCCAGGGCCTCCTCCATGGCGTGAAGCTCGGCCTGGCGCATGCGGGCACGATCGACGGCCAGCCGGTCGAACTCAAGGCGATGGACGACGGCGGCGACCCCGCGCGTGCCTTGGAGAACGCCCGCCGGCTGATCCAGGCCGGCGCCGTCGCGCTCACCGCCTTCCACGGCACGCGCTCCATCGAAGCCCTGCGGCCCCTTCTCGAACAGACCGGCGTGCCGCTCGTTGGCGCGGCGAGCAGTGCCGACAGCCTGCGCGAGCCGCCCCAGCGCCATCTCTTCAACCTGCGCGCGGGCGCCCGCGACGAGGTGGCGGCCATCGTCAACCACGTCGACACGATCGCCCTCAACCGCATCGCCGCGATCGCGCAGGACGACGGCCTGGGCGCCTCGGGCCTGGAGGGCCTGAAGGTGGAACTGGTGCGCCTGGCCATGCGGCCGGTGGCGAGCGAGGGCCTGACGGCGGGCGCAACGCCCGAGGCGGTCGAGGCGGCGCTGCGGCGGGTCTGCAGCGCCACGCCTCAGGCGGTGCTGCTGGCGCTCGATGCGCGGCTTGCGCTGGAGGTGCTGCGATCGGCGGCCAGGTCCGGCTGCTCGAACACCCAGTTCGTGGCCTTCAGCGAGACCGGCGCGGCGCTGTAG
- a CDS encoding NAD-dependent epimerase/dehydratase family protein, with protein MHVLITGAHGFVGHALATRLAREGELAGRALRRLSLVDLTFGGAPAQECVVHRLAGDLGDAAWLDHHLDGDPVDMVFHLASIPGGTAEANYALARRVNLDATLSLLERGKAQVEAGAACPRFVFASSIAVFGTLPELVTEVAQPRPRMTYGAQKLIGEILVDDFSRRAWVDGVSLRIPGVLARPPAQTGQLSAFLSDIIRELAAGRPFACPMSASATTWASSIGNVVDNLLHAAALPRHALGATRTFTLPTTRFSMAELVDAIGALRGTDTRPLVRYHPDDRIETLFGRFPPLETPDAEHAGFHRDADLRELVRRALDSL; from the coding sequence ATGCATGTGCTGATCACCGGGGCCCACGGCTTCGTCGGCCACGCGCTCGCCACGCGGCTTGCCCGCGAGGGTGAGCTCGCCGGCCGAGCGTTGCGCCGCCTTTCGTTGGTGGACCTCACCTTCGGCGGCGCCCCCGCGCAGGAATGCGTGGTGCATCGCCTCGCCGGTGACCTGGGCGACGCCGCCTGGCTCGACCATCACCTCGACGGCGATCCGGTCGACATGGTGTTCCACCTCGCCAGCATTCCGGGCGGCACCGCCGAAGCGAACTACGCGCTCGCACGCCGCGTGAACCTGGACGCGACACTCTCGCTGCTGGAACGCGGCAAGGCGCAGGTGGAAGCCGGCGCCGCCTGCCCGCGCTTCGTCTTCGCGAGCAGCATCGCCGTGTTCGGAACGCTGCCCGAGCTCGTCACGGAAGTAGCGCAGCCCCGACCGCGCATGACCTACGGCGCGCAGAAGCTCATCGGCGAGATCCTCGTCGACGACTTCAGCCGGCGCGCCTGGGTGGACGGTGTGTCGCTGCGCATTCCCGGCGTCCTGGCCCGCCCCCCAGCACAGACGGGCCAGTTGTCGGCCTTCCTCAGCGACATCATTCGCGAACTCGCCGCGGGCCGCCCCTTCGCCTGCCCCATGTCGGCGAGCGCCACCACCTGGGCGTCGTCAATCGGCAACGTCGTCGACAACCTGCTGCACGCCGCCGCGCTGCCGCGCCACGCGCTGGGCGCCACGCGCACCTTCACCCTGCCGACCACGCGCTTCTCGATGGCGGAGCTGGTCGATGCGATCGGCGCGCTTCGCGGCACCGACACGCGGCCGCTGGTGCGCTACCACCCAGACGACCGCATCGAAACGCTGTTCGGCCGCTTCCCGCCGCTGGAAACGCCCGATGCGGAGCACGCAGGCTTCCACCGCGATGCAGACCTGCGTGAGCTGGTCCGGCGTGCACTGGATTCGTTATGA
- a CDS encoding FAD-dependent oxidoreductase, with protein MTLAAHKILIIGGGFSGMSAAIELRKRGAEVDLVELDADWRNYGAGISLGGATLRAFDQLGILDDYLREGSAADGVALHLPDGTPIGLLPTPRVARPDVPGGGAILRPVLARILANATRASGTQVRLGTTFTEIRQDEEGVEIDFTDGKRQRYDLVIGADGLYSKTREAIFPDAPKPRYTGQAVWRAVLPRPQAVKTATMWMGRVKPGVNPVSATQMYLFVTEHRPVNERVDPQDFPTLLRGLLADFPDPLLQGIRDQIGADSQIVFRPLEGLLVPQPWHRGRVVLIGDTVHATTPHLASGACIGIEDALVLADELASTDALDTALRAFQARRWERCRMVVENSFRLGEIEMANGSKEEHAGIMRASLMALAQPI; from the coding sequence ATGACCCTGGCCGCACACAAGATCCTCATCATCGGAGGCGGCTTTTCCGGGATGTCCGCCGCGATCGAGCTGCGCAAGCGCGGCGCGGAGGTCGACCTGGTCGAGCTCGACGCCGACTGGCGCAACTACGGCGCCGGCATCAGCCTCGGCGGGGCTACGCTGCGCGCCTTTGACCAGCTCGGCATCCTCGACGACTACCTGCGCGAAGGCAGCGCGGCCGACGGCGTGGCCCTGCACCTGCCCGACGGCACACCGATCGGCCTGCTGCCCACACCGCGCGTGGCACGCCCCGACGTGCCGGGCGGCGGCGCCATCCTGCGTCCGGTGCTCGCACGCATCCTCGCAAACGCGACACGCGCCTCGGGCACGCAGGTGCGGCTCGGCACCACCTTCACCGAGATCCGGCAGGACGAAGAAGGCGTGGAAATCGACTTCACCGATGGGAAGCGCCAGCGCTACGACCTGGTGATCGGTGCCGACGGCCTCTACTCGAAGACACGCGAGGCGATCTTTCCCGACGCGCCCAAGCCGCGCTACACCGGCCAGGCCGTGTGGCGCGCCGTGCTGCCGCGGCCCCAGGCGGTGAAGACGGCCACGATGTGGATGGGCCGCGTGAAGCCCGGCGTGAACCCCGTGTCGGCGACACAGATGTACCTCTTCGTCACCGAGCACCGGCCCGTCAACGAGCGTGTCGACCCGCAAGACTTTCCGACTCTGCTGCGCGGGCTGCTGGCCGATTTTCCCGACCCGCTGCTGCAGGGCATCCGCGACCAGATCGGCGCCGATTCGCAGATCGTCTTCCGCCCGCTCGAAGGCCTGCTCGTGCCACAGCCGTGGCATCGCGGCCGCGTGGTGCTGATCGGCGACACGGTGCATGCCACGACGCCGCACCTCGCCAGCGGCGCCTGCATCGGCATCGAAGACGCACTCGTGCTGGCCGACGAGCTGGCGAGTACCGACGCACTCGACACCGCGCTGCGTGCCTTCCAGGCGCGCCGCTGGGAGCGCTGCCGCATGGTGGTCGAAAACTCCTTCCGCCTCGGCGAGATCGAGATGGCCAACGGCAGCAAGGAAGAACACGCCGGGATCATGCGCGCGTCGCTGATGGCGCTGGCCCAACCCATCTGA
- a CDS encoding cyclase family protein, with amino-acid sequence MTTTKRRFVDLSIYLENDVLSDPPPLAPKITYQKHADTLPEFMAMIPGTKPEDYPDGEAAAAEWVTLTTHNGTHLDAPWHFHSTQDAKNGGARPSITIDQVPLEWCFQSGVKLDFRHFPDGYVATAADVEAELARIGHTLQPLEIVVINTRAGSRYGHNDYLGAGCGMGYEATMYLLERGVRLTGTDAWSWDAPFSYTAKRVAETGNKALIWEGHKAGRDIGYCHLEKLHNLEALPPHGFTISCFPHKIRGASAGWTRAVAIFED; translated from the coding sequence ATGACGACAACCAAACGCCGCTTCGTCGACCTCTCGATCTACCTGGAGAACGACGTCCTGTCCGACCCGCCGCCGCTGGCGCCGAAGATCACCTACCAGAAGCATGCCGACACGCTGCCCGAGTTCATGGCGATGATCCCCGGCACGAAGCCGGAGGACTATCCCGACGGTGAAGCCGCGGCCGCCGAATGGGTGACGCTCACCACGCACAACGGCACGCACCTCGATGCGCCCTGGCACTTCCACTCCACGCAGGACGCGAAGAACGGCGGCGCCCGCCCCTCAATCACCATCGACCAGGTGCCGCTGGAGTGGTGCTTCCAGTCGGGCGTGAAGCTCGACTTCCGGCACTTCCCCGATGGCTACGTGGCCACCGCGGCCGATGTCGAGGCCGAGCTCGCGCGCATCGGCCATACGCTGCAGCCGCTGGAGATCGTGGTGATCAACACCCGCGCCGGCTCGCGCTACGGCCACAACGACTACCTCGGAGCCGGCTGCGGCATGGGCTACGAGGCCACGATGTACCTGCTGGAGCGCGGGGTGCGGCTGACGGGCACCGACGCCTGGAGCTGGGACGCGCCCTTCTCCTACACCGCGAAGCGCGTCGCCGAGACCGGCAACAAGGCGCTGATCTGGGAGGGCCACAAGGCCGGCCGCGACATCGGCTACTGCCACCTGGAGAAGCTGCACAACCTGGAGGCGCTGCCGCCGCACGGTTTCACCATCAGCTGCTTCCCGCACAAGATCCGCGGCGCCTCGGCGGGCTGGACGCGCGCGGTCGCCATCTTCGAGGACTGA
- a CDS encoding MFS transporter: protein MNRNHPRRGRIALMVAHCAGMVDLVALPVWVGTLISRFKLDPQQAGALATLFLAGAVVASLIVAPRVGRLPVRWVATAGYAVSAIAFFCLAMSTSFGSMAALHAVAGLSAGAALSVTHGTIARSDTPHRLFAQVGFALGVFGIVFLGATPQVVAAAGGHALFLVFGGVMVVATLVCAAFFPAPDATAAQPEAGRQRIAAPVWFGIAGVSAMALVQAMSFSFLERAGADQGFAVGAVTAVLVAAGIVNLLPAPLAALLEKRLPARSVLLAGPVLQAALVMTIMNATTFAPYATAGALLVAVMVFTHTFAFGLLARLEPTGRALAATPAMLMVGAAIGPVLGGTLVKASGYASLGYAAVAIALIAVACMSQLPKPSVALPVQKPAT, encoded by the coding sequence ATGAACCGCAATCACCCTCGGCGGGGCCGCATCGCCTTGATGGTGGCGCACTGCGCCGGCATGGTCGACCTGGTGGCCCTGCCGGTGTGGGTGGGCACACTGATCTCGCGCTTCAAGCTCGACCCGCAGCAGGCCGGGGCGCTGGCGACCTTGTTCCTCGCCGGCGCGGTGGTCGCGAGTCTGATCGTCGCCCCGAGAGTGGGCCGGCTGCCGGTGCGCTGGGTGGCGACAGCGGGCTATGCAGTGTCAGCCATCGCCTTCTTCTGCCTGGCAATGAGCACGAGCTTCGGCAGCATGGCCGCGCTGCATGCGGTGGCGGGCCTCAGCGCCGGCGCGGCATTGAGCGTGACGCACGGCACGATCGCGCGCAGCGATACACCGCATCGCCTGTTTGCGCAGGTGGGCTTCGCGCTCGGTGTGTTCGGCATCGTGTTTCTCGGGGCCACGCCGCAGGTGGTGGCGGCGGCGGGCGGGCATGCGCTCTTCCTCGTCTTCGGCGGCGTGATGGTGGTGGCCACCCTCGTCTGCGCGGCGTTCTTTCCGGCGCCTGACGCCACGGCCGCCCAGCCCGAAGCCGGGCGGCAGCGCATCGCCGCCCCGGTGTGGTTCGGCATCGCCGGCGTCAGCGCGATGGCGCTGGTGCAGGCGATGAGCTTCAGCTTCCTGGAGCGCGCCGGCGCCGACCAAGGTTTCGCGGTGGGGGCGGTGACGGCCGTGCTCGTCGCGGCCGGGATCGTGAACCTGCTGCCCGCGCCGCTAGCCGCGCTGCTGGAGAAGCGCCTCCCTGCTCGCAGCGTCCTGCTGGCCGGGCCGGTGCTGCAGGCCGCGCTCGTGATGACGATCATGAATGCCACCACCTTCGCACCCTATGCCACCGCCGGCGCGCTGCTGGTGGCGGTGATGGTCTTCACCCACACCTTTGCCTTCGGCCTGCTGGCCCGGCTAGAGCCCACGGGGCGCGCGCTGGCCGCCACACCCGCCATGCTGATGGTGGGTGCGGCCATCGGGCCGGTGCTGGGCGGCACGCTGGTCAAGGCCTCGGGGTACGCGAGCCTCGGCTATGCCGCCGTCGCCATCGCCCTCATTGCGGTTGCGTGCATGAGCCAGCTCCCGAAACCCTCGGTGGCGCTGCCGGTGCAAAAGCCCGCGACGTGA
- a CDS encoding HupE/UreJ family protein, whose product MRHLLRACVALLLSLCAAAVGAHEISMAEMEVRQAGPTEFLWQWTAGNRPGDAGLRISWPEGCRAEETVLRCGAESLQGRLGVEGVGRRFSAVLVKVYWLDGQMRVHTLTQAQPSVQLFGAADDRRGVGEVVWAYLVLGVEHILMGFDHLLFVLGLLFLVGFERRLVWTITAFTLAHSVTLASSSLGWLVLNSAPVEATIALSIMLVAGEALNKEQTLSRRWPAMVAFLFGLVHGLGFAGALQEIGLPEQHLAAALVTFNAGVELGQLLVVLVACVLWKLLARWPSVQRGRPALLYSMGAVAAYWSIGRIVAILP is encoded by the coding sequence ATGAGGCACCTGCTGCGTGCCTGCGTTGCGCTGCTGCTGTCGTTGTGCGCCGCGGCGGTCGGGGCCCACGAGATCAGCATGGCCGAGATGGAAGTCCGTCAGGCGGGACCGACCGAGTTCCTTTGGCAATGGACAGCGGGCAACCGCCCGGGAGATGCCGGCCTGCGCATCAGCTGGCCTGAAGGCTGCCGCGCCGAAGAGACGGTGCTGCGCTGTGGCGCCGAGAGCCTGCAAGGCAGGCTGGGTGTTGAAGGTGTGGGCCGGCGCTTTTCGGCCGTTCTGGTGAAGGTTTACTGGCTCGATGGCCAGATGCGCGTGCACACGCTGACGCAGGCGCAACCCTCGGTGCAGCTCTTCGGCGCCGCGGATGACCGGCGTGGCGTGGGCGAGGTGGTGTGGGCCTACCTTGTGCTTGGGGTCGAGCACATCCTGATGGGCTTCGATCACCTGCTGTTCGTGTTGGGCTTGCTGTTTCTGGTCGGGTTCGAGCGGAGGCTGGTGTGGACGATCACCGCCTTCACGCTTGCGCACAGCGTGACCCTGGCGTCGAGCAGCCTGGGTTGGTTGGTCCTGAACTCAGCGCCGGTCGAGGCGACGATCGCACTTTCCATCATGCTGGTGGCGGGCGAAGCGCTGAACAAGGAGCAGACGCTGTCACGCCGCTGGCCTGCGATGGTGGCGTTTCTTTTCGGCCTGGTGCACGGGCTCGGCTTTGCCGGCGCGCTGCAGGAGATCGGGCTGCCCGAGCAGCACCTGGCCGCGGCGCTGGTCACCTTCAACGCCGGTGTCGAACTCGGGCAACTTCTGGTCGTGCTTGTGGCGTGTGTTCTGTGGAAGCTGCTCGCACGCTGGCCCTCGGTGCAGCGGGGCCGGCCGGCCTTGCTGTACTCGATGGGGGCCGTCGCCGCGTACTGGTCGATCGGCCGCATCGTCGCCATCCTTCCCTGA